A DNA window from Bradyrhizobium barranii subsp. barranii contains the following coding sequences:
- a CDS encoding M23 family peptidase, protein MPPGAEAVVGKSFRFVSLVLAALSLLTATPLAADEIRNPSLTALRVDWRAALDQFRTEVNSRPPIAGDFIFAPRRSVPRYDPRAMPALVQLNAVSSQFFTGIARSSVPVLLPFDAAAYLEAQRNRAPGTLALSHYQADFNPVDMFDAGPSGYSASFSLEPGAGDGMPSRVYTRPVEVQITGSALVYDVADPAGGKGEQVKPLAATYPDLRRFIREGYVRYAFTRFGVAYVVSIQCLDSIAKPRRLACKEAYPVAERFLKGLRIAGGQRMRPLTDMASSIIDRPSARSPDFTYRPSGDIIPNTGYRNKAGHPDVMAYAQIRFPLEKAPAFVRSQSYGKRDKSDGPTAYPWRDNFCESRSFEVWQCGGGYGHQGEDIRAAECPPPGEGHEPCDRKQRGVVAVRDAIVIRGAKDQAATLEVNSRTEHIRFRYMHMNPQALTADGMLNGRIVTEGEKIGVVSNYLDHPAGTSMHLHFDVQVFTRDGWIWVSPYVTLVSAYERLIHARGREVGPEIAGTPQPVAHALPEDVIKPDLREGSSGEEN, encoded by the coding sequence GTGCCGCCGGGGGCCGAGGCAGTGGTTGGGAAAAGTTTCCGCTTCGTCTCGCTGGTTCTGGCGGCGCTTTCGCTCCTCACCGCCACTCCGCTCGCTGCGGACGAAATCCGCAACCCTTCGCTCACGGCTCTGCGCGTCGATTGGCGCGCAGCGCTCGACCAGTTCCGCACCGAGGTCAACAGCCGTCCCCCGATCGCGGGCGACTTCATCTTCGCACCCCGCCGTTCGGTGCCACGCTACGATCCGCGCGCGATGCCTGCGCTGGTGCAGCTCAACGCGGTCTCATCGCAATTCTTTACCGGTATCGCCCGCAGCTCCGTGCCCGTGCTTCTGCCGTTCGATGCTGCCGCCTATCTCGAGGCGCAGCGCAATCGCGCGCCGGGGACACTCGCGCTCTCGCACTATCAGGCCGATTTCAATCCCGTCGACATGTTCGATGCCGGCCCCTCAGGTTACAGTGCCAGCTTCTCGCTCGAACCCGGTGCCGGCGACGGCATGCCGAGCCGCGTCTACACAAGGCCGGTCGAGGTGCAGATCACGGGCTCGGCACTCGTTTACGACGTCGCCGATCCCGCCGGCGGCAAGGGCGAGCAGGTCAAGCCGCTTGCGGCAACTTATCCGGACCTGCGCAGGTTCATCCGGGAAGGCTATGTGCGCTACGCCTTCACCCGCTTCGGCGTTGCCTATGTCGTCTCCATCCAGTGCCTGGATAGCATCGCAAAGCCGCGGAGGCTCGCCTGCAAGGAAGCCTATCCGGTTGCCGAGCGCTTCCTGAAAGGGCTCCGCATCGCCGGCGGCCAGCGCATGCGGCCGCTCACGGACATGGCCTCCAGCATCATCGATCGTCCTTCAGCGCGGTCGCCGGATTTCACCTACCGACCGAGCGGCGACATCATCCCGAACACCGGCTATCGCAACAAGGCCGGCCATCCGGATGTGATGGCCTATGCGCAGATCCGTTTTCCGCTCGAAAAGGCGCCCGCCTTCGTGCGTTCGCAATCCTACGGCAAGCGCGACAAGAGCGACGGCCCGACGGCCTATCCCTGGCGCGACAATTTCTGCGAGTCCCGCAGTTTCGAGGTCTGGCAGTGCGGCGGCGGTTATGGCCACCAGGGCGAGGACATCCGCGCCGCCGAATGCCCACCGCCCGGCGAAGGCCACGAACCCTGCGATCGCAAGCAGCGCGGCGTCGTCGCGGTGCGCGACGCCATCGTGATCCGCGGCGCCAAGGATCAGGCCGCGACGCTCGAGGTCAACAGCCGCACCGAGCATATTCGCTTCCGCTATATGCACATGAACCCGCAGGCGCTAACCGCCGACGGCATGCTCAACGGCCGCATCGTCACCGAAGGCGAGAAGATCGGTGTGGTCTCCAACTATCTCGACCATCCCGCCGGCACATCGATGCATTTGCATTTCGACGTGCAGGTATTTACTCGCGACGGCTGGATCTGGGTCAGTCCCTACGTCACGCTGGTCTCGGCTTATGAACGCCTGATCCACGCCCGCGGCCGCGAAGTCGGCCCCGAGATCGCCGGCACGCCGCAGCCGGTGGCGCACGCGTTGCCGGAGGACGTGATCAAGCCGGACCTGCGCGAGGGATCGAGCGGCGAGGAGAATTAA
- a CDS encoding lysine-2,3-aminomutase-like protein, translating to MTKTNLARTLREPAELVAAQLAPAEALPALERVAARYAVAITPALAELIDTSDPDDPIARQFVPTVAELEMQPGESADPIGDHPHSPVQGIVHRYPDRVLFKLVHVCAVYCRFCFRREMVGPGKENALSDGAYRAAIDYIRSHSEIWEVILTGGDPLMLSPRRMSEIMADLAGIDHVKIIRLHTRVPVADPARISDEMVAALKVEGATTWVAVHANHARELTGPARAACARLADAGIPMVSQSVLLRGVNDSIAALSDLMRAFVECRIKPYYLHHGDLAPGTVHLRTTLAQGQDLMRQLRGRVSGLCQPDYVIDIPGGAGKSPVGPNYVLAVQNTAADAREAETETRYRIVDYCGDVHLYPPET from the coding sequence ATGACGAAGACCAACCTTGCACGCACCCTGCGTGAGCCGGCCGAACTTGTGGCCGCGCAGCTCGCACCGGCCGAAGCGCTGCCCGCGCTCGAACGTGTCGCCGCGCGCTATGCGGTGGCGATCACGCCGGCGCTGGCCGAGCTGATCGACACGTCCGATCCCGACGATCCGATCGCGCGGCAATTCGTTCCGACCGTCGCGGAACTGGAGATGCAGCCAGGTGAGAGCGCCGATCCGATCGGCGATCATCCGCACTCGCCGGTGCAGGGCATTGTGCATCGCTATCCCGACCGCGTGCTGTTCAAGCTCGTCCACGTCTGCGCGGTCTATTGCCGCTTCTGCTTCCGCCGCGAAATGGTCGGGCCCGGCAAGGAGAACGCCCTCTCGGACGGCGCATATCGCGCGGCGATCGACTACATCCGTTCGCACAGCGAGATCTGGGAAGTGATCCTGACCGGCGGCGATCCCTTGATGCTATCGCCGCGCCGGATGAGCGAGATCATGGCCGATCTCGCGGGAATCGATCACGTCAAGATCATCCGTCTTCACACCCGCGTGCCGGTAGCCGATCCCGCGCGGATCAGCGACGAGATGGTGGCTGCGTTGAAGGTCGAGGGCGCGACCACCTGGGTCGCGGTGCATGCCAACCATGCGCGCGAGTTGACGGGGCCTGCGCGCGCGGCCTGCGCGCGGCTTGCCGATGCCGGAATTCCCATGGTGAGTCAGTCCGTGCTTTTGCGCGGCGTCAACGACAGCATTGCCGCTTTGTCGGATTTGATGCGAGCTTTCGTCGAATGCCGGATCAAGCCCTACTATCTGCATCATGGCGATCTCGCGCCGGGCACCGTGCATTTGCGAACGACGCTGGCCCAGGGGCAGGATTTGATGCGGCAGTTGCGCGGACGGGTGTCAGGACTGTGTCAGCCCGACTATGTCATCGACATTCCCGGCGGCGCCGGCAAATCGCCGGTGGGGCCGAATTATGTGTTGGCGGTGCAAAATACCGCAGCCGACGCGCGTGAAGCGGAAACGGAAACGCGCTATCGTATCGTGGATTATTGCGGCGACGTTCATCTCTATCCGCCCGAGACGTGA
- a CDS encoding lytic murein transglycosylase, whose product MKQADSSANHSRRALLRSTLGAAAFITFPTQLLAAPPGFDEWREGFRARAMAKGISAATWQRAMARVEPDMSVFKQMRNQPEFHEQVWQYINRRVSDWRIINGKIALKNNEALLARIERDFGVERGTLLALWGVESAYGDPLVQQNHMTPVFPSLAALAWNEPRRKAYWETELINALRIVDKGWSTPEQMQGSWAGAMGHSQWMPEVWLNVGIDYDGDGKVSPFGKPDDALGSTAKYLVNRGKWHRGEHWGYEVRASGEASGNRTYAAWQAAGVTRADGQPFPQPNASAQMWTPVAGGPTFLLGPNFYSVKSYNPSMNYALAICHLGDRCLGAPPFIQPFPGSERALTLAEVQEMQTRLTKAGFDTGGTDGRVGNDTMKAIKDFQQRAGITPADGYGGLKVLAKLRQGS is encoded by the coding sequence ATGAAACAAGCTGATTCCTCGGCCAATCACAGCCGCCGCGCCCTGCTTCGATCCACGCTCGGCGCAGCCGCATTCATCACATTCCCCACGCAGCTTCTCGCCGCGCCTCCGGGCTTCGACGAATGGCGCGAGGGTTTTCGTGCGCGCGCCATGGCGAAGGGCATTTCGGCCGCGACCTGGCAGCGCGCGATGGCGCGGGTCGAGCCCGACATGAGCGTGTTCAAGCAGATGCGCAACCAGCCCGAATTCCACGAGCAGGTCTGGCAATACATCAACCGTCGCGTCTCGGACTGGCGCATCATCAACGGCAAGATCGCGCTGAAAAACAACGAGGCGCTGCTCGCGCGCATCGAGCGTGATTTCGGCGTCGAGCGCGGTACGCTGCTGGCGCTGTGGGGCGTGGAGTCCGCCTATGGCGATCCGCTGGTGCAGCAAAACCACATGACGCCGGTATTCCCCTCGCTCGCCGCGCTCGCCTGGAACGAGCCGCGCCGCAAAGCCTATTGGGAAACCGAGCTGATCAACGCGCTGCGCATCGTCGACAAGGGCTGGAGCACGCCGGAGCAAATGCAGGGGTCCTGGGCCGGCGCGATGGGGCATTCGCAATGGATGCCGGAAGTCTGGCTCAATGTCGGCATCGACTATGACGGCGACGGCAAGGTCTCGCCGTTCGGCAAGCCCGACGACGCGCTGGGATCGACGGCAAAGTATCTCGTCAATCGCGGCAAATGGCATCGCGGCGAGCACTGGGGCTACGAGGTGCGCGCATCCGGCGAGGCGAGCGGCAACCGGACCTATGCGGCGTGGCAGGCGGCCGGCGTCACCCGCGCCGATGGCCAGCCGTTTCCGCAACCGAATGCATCCGCGCAGATGTGGACGCCGGTTGCGGGCGGGCCGACATTCCTGCTGGGGCCGAATTTCTATTCGGTGAAGAGCTACAATCCCTCGATGAACTATGCGCTCGCAATCTGCCATCTGGGCGACCGCTGCCTCGGCGCGCCGCCCTTTATCCAGCCCTTCCCCGGCTCAGAGCGCGCGCTGACGCTCGCCGAGGTGCAGGAGATGCAGACGCGCCTGACCAAGGCCGGTTTCGACACCGGCGGCACCGACGGCCGCGTCGGCAACGACACCATGAAGGCGATCAAGGATTTTCAGCAGCGCGCGGGGATCACGCCCGCCGATGGTTATGGTGGGCTGAAGGTGCTGGCGAAGTTGCGGCAGGGATCGTAG
- a CDS encoding MarR family winged helix-turn-helix transcriptional regulator, with protein MTRKTAAITKSKASRKPTAPAEIAAVRVPAPGEGKRGEQGYLGYLLRQAHAAVRLTMERTLADLGVTSPQFAVLTMLNAYPGLSGADVARLTFLTPQTVGVIIRNLDRDGAIVMTPHPVHGRIQQWTLTQRGTTLLKACRERVIALEKRLAASLDAKAETAIRRWLAGIAADLQED; from the coding sequence ATGACACGCAAGACCGCTGCCATCACGAAATCGAAGGCTTCGCGGAAGCCGACCGCGCCTGCCGAAATCGCTGCCGTTCGCGTGCCCGCGCCCGGCGAAGGCAAGCGCGGTGAGCAAGGTTATCTCGGCTATCTGCTGCGACAAGCCCACGCCGCGGTCCGCCTGACGATGGAACGGACGCTCGCCGACCTCGGCGTGACGTCGCCGCAATTTGCCGTGCTGACCATGCTGAACGCCTATCCCGGCCTCTCCGGCGCCGACGTCGCCCGGCTCACGTTCCTGACCCCGCAGACGGTCGGCGTGATCATTCGCAACCTCGATCGCGACGGTGCGATCGTGATGACGCCTCATCCGGTCCACGGCCGGATCCAGCAATGGACGCTGACGCAGCGGGGAACGACGCTGTTGAAGGCTTGCAGGGAGCGCGTGATCGCGCTGGAGAAGCGCCTTGCCGCAAGTCTGGACGCCAAGGCGGAGACCGCGATCCGGCGCTGGCTCGCCGGCATCGCCGCCGATTTGCAGGAGGACTAA
- the epmA gene encoding EF-P lysine aminoacylase EpmA — MVGDKPISPFWSPSRHLDRRPFLQARGAITGSLRGFFAEQGFLEVETSVLQVSPGNETHLHAPRTEIMRPDGSRASRYLRTSPEFACKKLLAAGEERIFEFARVFRDRERGDLHLPEFTMLEWYRARAPYDAIMADTVVVIARAAQATGIGNFSFRGRTADPFAEPELVTVAGAFERFAGIDLLSTISGGEGNRAALAQAAGAKVRVAEDDTWSDIFSKVLVEHVEPHLGQGRLTILFEYPSPEAALARVKADDPRVAERFEVYACGVELANGFGELTDAEEQRKRFTESMAEKQRRYGEAYPLDEDFLAAVAQMPEASGVALGFDRLVMLASGAARIDQVVWTPPANETLSET, encoded by the coding sequence ATGGTTGGGGACAAGCCGATTTCGCCGTTCTGGTCCCCCTCGCGGCACCTCGACCGGCGGCCGTTCCTCCAGGCCAGGGGGGCCATTACCGGGTCTCTCAGGGGCTTTTTCGCCGAGCAGGGGTTCCTTGAGGTCGAAACCTCGGTCCTCCAGGTCTCCCCGGGCAACGAAACCCATCTGCACGCCCCCCGGACCGAGATCATGCGGCCCGATGGCAGCCGTGCCAGCCGGTACTTGCGGACCTCGCCGGAATTCGCCTGCAAGAAGCTGCTGGCGGCGGGCGAGGAGCGGATTTTCGAATTCGCACGGGTGTTCCGTGATCGCGAGCGCGGCGACCTGCATCTGCCCGAATTCACCATGTTGGAATGGTACCGGGCTCGCGCCCCCTATGATGCCATCATGGCGGACACCGTCGTCGTCATCGCCCGCGCCGCGCAGGCGACCGGGATCGGGAATTTCTCCTTCCGCGGCCGGACCGCGGATCCCTTCGCCGAGCCGGAGCTGGTGACGGTCGCGGGCGCCTTCGAGCGGTTCGCGGGGATCGACCTGCTGTCGACAATCTCGGGCGGCGAGGGTAACCGTGCCGCGCTCGCGCAGGCGGCCGGCGCCAAGGTCCGCGTGGCGGAGGACGACACCTGGTCCGACATCTTCAGCAAGGTCCTGGTCGAGCATGTCGAGCCGCATCTGGGGCAGGGGCGTTTGACCATTCTGTTCGAATACCCATCTCCAGAGGCGGCGTTGGCGCGCGTGAAGGCCGATGACCCGCGGGTCGCCGAGCGGTTCGAGGTCTATGCCTGCGGCGTCGAACTCGCCAACGGCTTTGGCGAGTTGACCGACGCCGAGGAACAGCGCAAGCGCTTCACGGAGTCGATGGCGGAGAAGCAGCGCCGCTATGGCGAGGCCTATCCGCTGGACGAGGATTTTCTGGCCGCGGTCGCCCAAATGCCGGAGGCGAGCGGTGTCGCGCTCGGCTTCGACCGGCTGGTGATGCTGGCGAGCGGCGCAGCGCGGATCGATCAGGTGGTGTGGACACCGCCTGCAAATGAAACGTTAAGTGAGACATGA
- a CDS encoding carboxymuconolactone decarboxylase family protein: MSHARSEYEDFKKIAPDAYELVLALGQVAAKAGLDKQLLELLKLRASQINGCAFCVQHHVLLSERIGVPVDKLNLVAVWREAPAFSARERAALAWAEALTFLPDGVSEEVYADASGEFSEAELMYLTSAVASINVWNRFGAAYRWTPAKRPVAASAAAS; the protein is encoded by the coding sequence GTGTCACACGCCCGCAGCGAGTACGAGGATTTCAAGAAGATCGCGCCCGACGCGTATGAGCTGGTGCTGGCGCTCGGCCAGGTGGCGGCCAAGGCGGGCCTCGACAAGCAGCTGCTCGAGCTGCTCAAGCTGCGCGCCTCGCAGATCAACGGCTGCGCCTTCTGCGTGCAGCACCACGTCCTTTTGTCGGAGCGGATCGGCGTGCCCGTGGACAAGCTCAATCTGGTCGCGGTCTGGCGCGAGGCGCCGGCCTTTTCGGCGCGCGAGCGGGCCGCGCTGGCCTGGGCGGAGGCGCTGACCTTCCTGCCCGATGGCGTCAGTGAAGAGGTCTATGCGGACGCTTCCGGCGAATTCTCCGAGGCCGAGCTGATGTACCTGACCTCGGCGGTCGCCTCGATCAACGTCTGGAACCGCTTTGGCGCCGCGTATCGCTGGACGCCGGCGAAGCGGCCGGTCGCAGCGAGCGCCGCGGCATCTTGA
- a CDS encoding PrsW family glutamic-type intramembrane protease has protein sequence MYLIEALPTVIGTAAIAPALLMLWLVIAAEERPGPPAQVWTAFLLGAASISLLGLARAPFAKMVAAPDTPWAALAMHSVFGVALPEEAVKVIAIVLVSSTKRRTFANPMDTVVYGAAVGLGFAAYENLAYLVQHAEMWRSLAALRSVLTVPFHGALGIIAGAYLTIARAGTALGANRHHRDWARLSSRLLIFAGPVALHSAFDFPLLTLQRMPDLDPTLRMWLGGASLLIGFSSIAFAIRLVRRVARHHAPRTDIARERLSQLRRMWALLLAGGGVGFLGLAFVLTSIHHWLINPERNLTLALIPIGFVSILLGLALLIVTIAIYILGRNRVRTSGEAFSSAHGGG, from the coding sequence ATGTACCTGATTGAAGCTTTGCCCACCGTCATCGGAACTGCCGCCATCGCCCCGGCGCTGCTGATGCTGTGGCTCGTCATTGCCGCCGAGGAGCGCCCGGGACCGCCGGCCCAGGTCTGGACTGCGTTCCTGCTCGGAGCGGCCAGCATTTCGCTGCTGGGCCTTGCCCGCGCGCCCTTCGCCAAGATGGTTGCGGCCCCCGACACCCCCTGGGCGGCGCTCGCCATGCATTCGGTCTTCGGGGTCGCGCTGCCCGAGGAAGCGGTCAAGGTGATCGCCATCGTGCTGGTCTCCTCGACCAAGCGGCGGACCTTCGCCAATCCGATGGACACCGTGGTCTATGGCGCAGCGGTCGGCCTCGGCTTCGCCGCCTACGAGAACCTCGCCTACCTCGTCCAGCACGCCGAGATGTGGCGCTCGCTGGCCGCGCTGCGCAGCGTGCTGACCGTGCCGTTCCACGGCGCGCTCGGCATCATCGCCGGCGCCTACCTGACGATCGCGCGGGCCGGCACGGCGCTCGGCGCCAACCGCCACCATCGCGACTGGGCCCGCCTGTCCAGCCGCCTGCTGATCTTCGCAGGTCCGGTCGCGCTGCATTCGGCCTTCGACTTCCCGCTGCTGACCTTGCAGCGGATGCCCGATCTCGATCCGACGCTGCGGATGTGGCTGGGCGGAGCGAGCCTGCTGATCGGCTTCAGCTCGATCGCCTTCGCCATCCGCCTGGTGCGGCGGGTCGCGCGCCATCACGCGCCGCGGACCGATATCGCGCGGGAGCGGCTTAGCCAGCTGCGCCGGATGTGGGCGCTGCTGCTCGCCGGCGGCGGCGTCGGCTTCCTCGGCCTCGCCTTCGTGCTGACCTCGATCCATCACTGGCTGATCAATCCCGAGCGCAATCTGACATTGGCCCTGATCCCGATCGGCTTCGTCTCGATCCTGCTCGGCCTCGCGCTCCTGATCGTCACGATCGCGATCTACATTCTCGGCCGCAACCGCGTTCGCACCAGCGGCGAAGCTTTTTCGTCAGCGCACGGCGGCGGTTGA
- a CDS encoding 3-deoxy-7-phosphoheptulonate synthase, which translates to MLSTTDDLRIRELKELSTPEEVMREVPRTLTATRVVMAARNAIHAILNGQDDRLLVVVGPCSVHDPKAALEYAERLASLREELADQLEIVMRVYFEKPRTTVGWKGLINDPDLDGSFDINKGLRLARNVLSAVNNLGLPAGAEFLDMTTPQYIADLVSWAAIGARTTESQIHRELASGLSCPVGFKNGTDGNVRIAADAVKSASHPHHFMAVTKLGRSAIASTAGNEDCHIILRGGSKPNYDAASVAAACNDLAKSGVAPLVMVDASHANSSKKPENQPLVMADIAGQISGGENRIMGVMIESNLVAGRQDVVPGEPLTYGQSITDGCIDWATTATALEQLADAVEIRRNTKRAGLHERSA; encoded by the coding sequence GTGCTGAGCACGACCGACGATCTTCGTATCCGCGAACTGAAAGAGCTGAGCACGCCGGAAGAGGTGATGCGGGAAGTCCCGCGCACGCTCACCGCAACGCGTGTGGTGATGGCGGCGCGCAACGCCATCCATGCCATCCTGAACGGCCAGGACGACCGCCTGCTCGTCGTGGTCGGCCCCTGCTCGGTGCACGATCCCAAGGCCGCGCTCGAATATGCCGAGCGCCTCGCGAGCTTGCGCGAAGAGCTGGCCGACCAGCTCGAGATCGTGATGCGGGTCTATTTCGAGAAGCCGCGCACCACCGTCGGCTGGAAGGGCCTGATCAACGATCCTGACCTGGACGGCAGCTTCGACATCAACAAGGGCCTGCGGCTGGCGCGCAACGTGCTGTCCGCGGTAAACAATCTCGGCCTGCCCGCCGGCGCAGAATTTCTGGACATGACGACGCCGCAATACATTGCGGACCTCGTGTCCTGGGCCGCGATCGGCGCGCGCACGACCGAGAGCCAGATCCATCGCGAGCTGGCCTCGGGGCTGTCCTGCCCGGTCGGCTTCAAGAACGGCACCGACGGCAATGTGCGCATCGCTGCGGACGCGGTGAAGTCGGCCTCGCATCCGCATCATTTCATGGCGGTGACCAAGCTCGGCCGTTCGGCGATCGCTTCGACCGCGGGCAACGAGGATTGCCACATCATCCTGCGCGGCGGCAGCAAGCCGAATTACGATGCGGCAAGCGTCGCGGCGGCCTGCAACGATCTGGCCAAATCCGGCGTCGCGCCGCTGGTGATGGTGGATGCGAGCCACGCCAATTCGAGCAAGAAGCCGGAAAACCAGCCGCTGGTCATGGCCGACATCGCCGGCCAGATCTCAGGTGGCGAGAACCGCATCATGGGCGTGATGATCGAGAGCAATCTCGTTGCCGGCCGCCAGGACGTGGTGCCTGGCGAGCCGCTGACCTACGGCCAGAGCATCACGGACGGATGCATCGACTGGGCGACCACGGCAACCGCGCTCGAGCAACTCGCTGACGCGGTCGAGATCCGGCGCAACACGAAGCGCGCGGGGCTGCACGAACGCTCGGCGTAA
- a CDS encoding HdeD family acid-resistance protein, whose translation MTSPEDFSRLQSAMSETVKAHWKAFLFEGILLAVLGVAALILPPLASLAITIFLGWMFLISGIGGLIVTYWARSSPGFWWSLISAALAVLAGMLLLARPMQAVLTLTIVLGAYFLAEGVATIMYALEHRRELSSRWSWLLISGLVDIAIAFMVITGLPSSAEWAIGILVGINLLFGGATLIGMALAARKSNS comes from the coding sequence ATGACATCGCCTGAGGATTTTTCCCGGCTGCAATCCGCCATGAGCGAAACGGTCAAGGCGCATTGGAAGGCTTTCCTGTTCGAAGGCATCCTGCTTGCCGTTCTCGGCGTCGCCGCGCTGATCCTGCCGCCGCTCGCGAGCCTTGCGATCACGATCTTTCTCGGCTGGATGTTCCTGATCAGCGGCATCGGCGGACTGATCGTGACCTATTGGGCGCGCAGCTCGCCGGGTTTCTGGTGGTCGCTGATCTCGGCCGCGCTGGCCGTGCTCGCCGGCATGCTCCTGCTGGCCCGGCCGATGCAGGCCGTGCTGACGCTGACCATCGTGCTCGGCGCCTACTTCCTCGCCGAGGGCGTCGCCACCATCATGTATGCGCTGGAGCACCGCCGCGAGCTGAGCAGCCGCTGGTCCTGGCTCCTGATCTCCGGCCTCGTCGACATCGCCATCGCGTTCATGGTGATCACGGGGCTGCCGAGCTCGGCGGAATGGGCGATCGGCATCCTCGTCGGTATCAATTTGCTGTTCGGCGGCGCCACCCTGATCGGCATGGCGCTGGCGGCACGCAAGAGCAACAGTTGA
- a CDS encoding cupin domain-containing protein has protein sequence MTAMSLTHAQRPVPSRSMALAVVGGLACALAIGKALPVTMDAVSGALAPLCATAAESSPLDKVEPIGSYALPNVPGKRVTIVRVFYGPGGFSRPHRHAGSVTAYITKGEIRSQLGGGPVETFGVGQSFFEPPGSTHLVSANASTTEPAELIAVFVADEGAQLTTLLE, from the coding sequence ATGACTGCAATGAGTTTGACCCATGCGCAGCGTCCGGTGCCATCGCGCTCGATGGCGCTGGCCGTCGTCGGCGGGCTCGCCTGCGCGCTTGCGATCGGCAAGGCGTTGCCGGTGACGATGGACGCGGTATCCGGCGCGTTGGCGCCGCTCTGCGCGACCGCGGCGGAGAGCTCGCCGCTCGACAAGGTCGAACCGATCGGCTCCTACGCGCTGCCGAACGTCCCGGGCAAGCGCGTCACCATCGTGCGTGTGTTCTACGGTCCCGGCGGATTCTCGCGGCCGCATCGTCACGCGGGTTCGGTGACCGCCTACATCACCAAGGGTGAAATCCGTTCCCAGCTTGGCGGCGGTCCTGTCGAGACATTTGGTGTCGGCCAGTCCTTCTTCGAGCCGCCGGGATCGACGCATCTGGTCTCGGCCAATGCCAGCACGACCGAGCCGGCGGAATTGATCGCGGTGTTCGTGGCGGACGAGGGCGCGCAGCTGACGACGCTGTTGGAGTAG
- the efp gene encoding elongation factor P, with amino-acid sequence MRVIASSIRKGNVIEQDGKLYVVVTAENIHPGKGTPVSQIEMRRISDGVKISERYKTTDQVEKATIEERNFTFLYEDGDGFHFMNPETYDQVQVSKDVIGDAAAYLQESMTVKLSTHDVNVVSIALPQRVTLEVVETEPVTKGQTASSSYKPAVLSNGLRTTVPPHIAVGTRIVVMTEDGSYSERAKD; translated from the coding sequence TTGAGAGTCATCGCCAGTTCTATTCGCAAGGGCAACGTGATCGAGCAAGACGGCAAGCTTTATGTCGTTGTGACCGCCGAGAACATCCATCCCGGCAAGGGCACTCCGGTCAGCCAGATCGAAATGCGCCGAATCTCGGACGGGGTAAAGATCTCCGAGCGCTACAAGACCACCGACCAGGTCGAGAAGGCCACGATCGAAGAGCGCAACTTCACCTTCCTCTATGAAGATGGCGACGGCTTCCATTTCATGAACCCGGAAACCTATGACCAGGTCCAGGTGTCCAAGGACGTCATCGGCGATGCGGCCGCTTATCTCCAGGAGAGTATGACGGTCAAGCTGTCGACGCATGACGTCAACGTGGTGTCGATCGCGTTGCCGCAGCGCGTGACGCTGGAAGTGGTCGAGACCGAGCCCGTGACCAAGGGCCAGACCGCCTCCTCCTCCTACAAGCCCGCGGTGCTCTCCAACGGCCTGCGCACCACCGTGCCGCCGCACATCGCCGTCGGCACCCGTATCGTGGTGATGACCGAAGACGGCTCCTACTCCGAGCGCGCCAAGGACTAA